The genomic segment AATTATACAGATAGGCATAATCGTCGTTAATGGCAAAGTTCAGTACAGCGCTATCAAAAACATGCGTAACTTCATCCGTCTGGCTGTTTATCTGTACGAAATGATAATTATCGGTTTTTAGATTGCCACGGGTCACTACGTACACATCTCCATATTTGTCGGGTAAAATTTTACCGGGATTGCTGCCAACTGTAATTTTCTTTATTTCAGTGAAAGTAGCAAGGTCTATTACGGATACGGTATTGTCGTAGTTCGGACTATCCAGCCCTCCGGAGTTAGAAACGTATAATTTCTCGTTTTGCACACAGATACCATCCGGATTTCGCCCGGCTGCCGTATAAGCGTCTACTGTTAGCGAAGTCGTGTCTATGCGCGCCACCGTGCCGTCGAACGAACAAACATATGCTTTACCTTCGGCGAAAGTGATGTAACGGGGTTGTCGTGAACTACCATTCTGACTGAGCATGGGAATTTGTGCCAATGAAATTCCGCTATTGAGATCCATTACTTCTATTTGGCTAGACACGTTGACCACAATATAAAGCTTAGATCCGTAAATACCCATATCATTGGCCGTGTCGCCTAATCCACGATTATTTATTTGCCTAAAATAATTTTTGACGCTGGTGCCGCTGCTAAACGAATAGCGCATTAATGTGCTATTATTTAAGTTGAATAATCCTTCATTCAGCACATAGAGTTCGGCTGTGCCCGATTCTGGATTTACGTCAGAATTGCCTGTGCCTGCTGTTATGCTATCCGTATCTGTCATGTCGTCACACGCGTGCAGCAATGTAGCGAGTAGTAGTAACCAAAGAACATAAGTGTATTTTTTCATTTCAATAAGTAATTTTTATAGTAGCACGTATAGAACGTCCCGGCATAGGGAAATTTTTCACTATTTCGTAATTCTTGTTTGCCAGATTCAGCACTTCGGCACTGAGTAAAGCATTGGTTCCATCTATTTTTAACTCTTTACTTACAGAAAAACTGCTATCCTTATAACTTTCTAAACGGTTTTCGGAAAGATTTTGTCCCAACATATAGCGTTTACCGGAGAATAGAAGAGAGTAGGAAAGGTTTACCAGCGGTGTTTCAATACCCAACTGTCCGGAGCCCGATATACGCGGAGTATAGGCTATTTGATTTTTATATGTTTTGCTGTTCGGGTCGGTTACATCCAGTGCTTGCTGATAAGTATAGTTACCGGCAAGGTTAAAACGAATTTTCTCCCATACTTGCAGACTTATGCGTGCAGTGGCATCTACACCTTTTATATCTACTTTCCCCAGATTGACCGTGCTCCACACAAATATATTCTTTGTAGGAGTGGCGATAATCTTGTCCGATACCCGATTGTAATAAGCGTCTATTGTGGCAGACACATAGGGGAGGAGTTTGCTGATATCTTTGCTGTAAGTGAGGCCCAAATTATACTGTGTTGCTTTCTCCGGAAGCAGATTGTTGTTTCCCGTTTCTCCGTAATACAAATCATTGAAACTGGGAAGTCGGAATATGTTTTTATAAAACAAGCGGATGTGAAACTCTTCGCCGGCAAAAGGTTTGATAGAGGCGCTTATATCCGGAGTTAATCTTCGGCGATTAGTAGCGCTGGTTCCTTGTTCGGTATGTTCATTTATTACAGTAGCCAGTATTGAGGCAGAAGCCGTAAGCCATTCGTTAACATACTTTCCTGCTATGGCCGTGAGCCACGAATAACGCAAAGGCCGGGCAAAATTGTTCAAGTTCGCATTGAGTGTGTTGATGCTTCCGTCTGTAGAGAGAGAAATGGAAAGTTGATTGAACATGCGATATAGCATGGAAGCAGAAAGATAATACTCTTGTTGATAATAGCTGTTCTCCGTTTTGCCAGTAGTCCCTTTATAATCTGGGTCCAGATATCGTTGGTAACTCCAGTTCCATTTGGCTGAAGTTTGCCATACCCATTGTTTGTTTAGCTCTTTCTTGTAGTGACTTTGCACAAAAGCATTCTTGTCCCATAAATGTTGCGAAGCATAGTCGTAGTAAAGGGTTGTGGCTCCCGGTAATCCACGCGAAGACTGATAATAATAAGCTTTCAAACGCCATTGCTCCGAGTTGGAGAAGTTACCAAAGAGTTCTCCTTCAGCACGTAGCGTTTTTACTTCCGTGTTTTTACGCTTTTCATGAGAAGTACTGTCGTTTGCCGCGCCATAGTGAAGTGTGTATGGGTAACGTCCGTCGGCCGACATCCACTCGCTGTTGAATGATGTAGCCCAATGTTCTCCTATTTTATGTTCGAGGCGGAAAGCCGGATTTATTAATCCCCACGATCCGGTTTTAAAAGATGCATACGCATTAACGTCTTTTTCCTTAATAAATTGTGGGGTAAGAGTTTGTATATTCAGTATACCTGCCGAAGCAAAAAGACGTGCCGGTTGAAAGATATTGTCTGCCTGCCCGTTGCTTAATGACAGACGATCTATATTATCCAGCGAAAATCTGCCGATATCAATTTGTCCCGTCTGGCAGTCAGTAACAGCAATGCCGTCATAGCTCACGGCTGTGTGTTCAGCGCCGAGACTTCTCAATGATACTGTTTTCAGTCCGCCAATACCACCATAGTCTTTTACTGTGACGCCTGCGAAATGTTTTACTGCATCCGAGACCTGCAATACATTTAGTCCTTTAATTTCTTCGCGAGTGAGTATCTGCTTGGGTACGGCAGCTTGTACTTCCCGGGTTTGATAACGTTCGGATATCATTACTTCCGGGATGGCGTACACGCGTGTTGTATCTATCCTCTGCCGTTGAGCAAAGACACAAAGCGGTTGCAGGACGAGAAGACTCACTATCCCAACATTGCTGAAAGTTCTTAATAGGTCAAATTTGCTCATAAGTTTCTTGCTCTTTCCTCGAAAGCAGTAATTAATAAAGCATGGCAGGTCTTCTGACTTGTTTCTGTTGGTAAGCGCCTTCCCGGGATTTTCCAGTGGCTAATGGTGCTTGCTTACAACATTTCTATGAAACTTACAGCAGCGGGACTGTTCAGGATTTACACCTGATTCCCTTTTCATCGCGGCTCTGCATAAAGAGCTAACGAACCAATGCGTTGCAAAGATAAGAAGAATATCGTAATGTGCGGGTCTTTTGTTTCGAAAAATAGTAGAGAGGAACTTTTATTCTATTTTTGAGGTTTTAAAATAAGCTTCAATAGCAGGTAGTGTTACGTCTTTTAGTAATACCATCTTCTCTTTGTCGAGCAGATAAAGAGAGGGTATCGCTTTTAAATCATATACATTTTTCTTTTTGATGCTTGCTGATTTATCATATCCATTGATCCATTCTTTAGGAAATTCCTGTTGGTGTTTTTCCCACTCATCCAATTCTTCATCCGGGTATATGGCAAGTACTTTGAGCCTTTTATCAGCAATTAGTTTGTTAATAATAGAAGATCCTTTGATGGCTTTTATGTATTCGTCGCATGCATGGCAACCGGGGTTGTTAAAAAACAGTAGGGTGAATTCCGTAGATAGTCCCTGTAAAGTACCTTTGGCCCCTGATGCGAGTGTATATGTAAAATCGGTAGCTTTTGTGCCGATACGGTTTTTTTGTGCCAGTTCCAACCGTGCTTTCGGACGAATTTTCTCAGTATCACTTAATATGGGTGAGGCCATCATCGTTTCGAGTACAGGGATATAGAATTCTTCATTTCGTGCCGGTGAATTTGGATCGTATAGATATTTATCTGCTAGATCCGTGAAGTAAATAAACATCTTCTTTTCTTTTCCCGAAGCTCTGTTCATTACATCTTTTATTGCATTTTTAGCTGTGGGAAGCGAAACATGTGTTAGCAAATCGGTATAGTCTACCCAGGCCTGTTCCGTTATTTCCGGATGGTGAATGTAGTTAGTATCGGAAAAATTAAAATGGTCCCAGTAATGATTTACTAAATAATCTGCCCGCAGAGCCGGAGTTGTCAGCACAGCAGGTACAACAGGAAGAGAAAATGCCTGTACGGCGGTATCTTGTTGAGATTTGACTGGTACTTGAACGGAACTATGTTCGGAAACTTTGTTATTTTTACATGAGAAACAGCAGAATAGTAACAGGAGGAGGGGGGCGTATTTTATACTTTTCATCATAATTTAATGCTATTGTTTGCCCGCAAAAATACATAAAAAGAGCGAATTATTTTGTTTTTGGTATCTATAAATTAGAATTTACCCAATAAACAGGAGAGTTGTTTTTATTTCTCTTTAGCCAGGGTAAAGACAAATTCAAGTCCGCCTCCTTGGTTGTTTTTTGCCGAAATATTTCCTCCGTGAATAATCACTGCATTTTTTACGATTGCCAGTCCTAGTCCGGTGCCGCCCAACTTGCGTGAGCGTCCTGTATCTACCCTGTAGAAACGTTCAAAGAGTCTGTTCAGGTGTTCGGGTGATACTCCCACGCCTGTATCGGCAAAACTGAAATAATAAAATCC from the uncultured Bacteroides sp. genome contains:
- a CDS encoding TonB-dependent receptor, with translation MSKFDLLRTFSNVGIVSLLVLQPLCVFAQRQRIDTTRVYAIPEVMISERYQTREVQAAVPKQILTREEIKGLNVLQVSDAVKHFAGVTVKDYGGIGGLKTVSLRSLGAEHTAVSYDGIAVTDCQTGQIDIGRFSLDNIDRLSLSNGQADNIFQPARLFASAGILNIQTLTPQFIKEKDVNAYASFKTGSWGLINPAFRLEHKIGEHWATSFNSEWMSADGRYPYTLHYGAANDSTSHEKRKNTEVKTLRAEGELFGNFSNSEQWRLKAYYYQSSRGLPGATTLYYDYASQHLWDKNAFVQSHYKKELNKQWVWQTSAKWNWSYQRYLDPDYKGTTGKTENSYYQQEYYLSASMLYRMFNQLSISLSTDGSINTLNANLNNFARPLRYSWLTAIAGKYVNEWLTASASILATVINEHTEQGTSATNRRRLTPDISASIKPFAGEEFHIRLFYKNIFRLPSFNDLYYGETGNNNLLPEKATQYNLGLTYSKDISKLLPYVSATIDAYYNRVSDKIIATPTKNIFVWSTVNLGKVDIKGVDATARISLQVWEKIRFNLAGNYTYQQALDVTDPNSKTYKNQIAYTPRISGSGQLGIETPLVNLSYSLLFSGKRYMLGQNLSENRLESYKDSSFSVSKELKIDGTNALLSAEVLNLANKNYEIVKNFPMPGRSIRATIKITY
- a CDS encoding DUF5106 domain-containing protein; this translates as MMKSIKYAPLLLLLFCCFSCKNNKVSEHSSVQVPVKSQQDTAVQAFSLPVVPAVLTTPALRADYLVNHYWDHFNFSDTNYIHHPEITEQAWVDYTDLLTHVSLPTAKNAIKDVMNRASGKEKKMFIYFTDLADKYLYDPNSPARNEEFYIPVLETMMASPILSDTEKIRPKARLELAQKNRIGTKATDFTYTLASGAKGTLQGLSTEFTLLFFNNPGCHACDEYIKAIKGSSIINKLIADKRLKVLAIYPDEELDEWEKHQQEFPKEWINGYDKSASIKKKNVYDLKAIPSLYLLDKEKMVLLKDVTLPAIEAYFKTSKIE